The following are encoded in a window of Acipenser ruthenus chromosome 26, fAciRut3.2 maternal haplotype, whole genome shotgun sequence genomic DNA:
- the LOC117429268 gene encoding mitochondrial import inner membrane translocase subunit Tim22-like, with translation MLTVCITIMAAHRGSSSVSTSPESPPVMGSSSEDAPLQYSLILNHLIGDKRQARELNPAVMGGLPNPHKSEEQKMIERGMESCAFKAALACVGGFVLGGAFGVFTAGIDTNVGFDPKDPLRTPTAKEVLKDMGQRGMSYAKNFAIVGAMFSCSECLIESYRGKSDWKNAVLSGCVTGGAIGFRAGLKAGVLGCGGFAAFSAAIEYYLH, from the exons ATGCTTACTGTCTGCATAACCATCATGGCGGCGCACAGAGGCAGCAGCTCCGTTTCGACCTCTCCGGAGTCTCCCCCAGTTATGGGGTCGAGTTCCGAGGACGCCCCGCTGCAGTACAGCCTCATCCTGAATCACCTGATCGGGGATAAGCGGCAGGCACGGGAGCTGAACCCCGCGGTGATGGGGGGTTTACCAAATCCGCACAAAAGTGAGGAGCAAAAGATGATCGAGAGGGGCATGGAGAGCTGCGCCTTCAAAGCGGCACTAGCATGCGTCGGAG GTTTTGTTTTGGGCGGAGCGTTTGGTGTGTTTACAGCTGGTATTGATACCAATGTCGGCTTTGACCCCAAGGACCCGTTAAGAACACCAACAGCGAAGGAAGTTCTCAAGGACATGGGGCAAAGAGGGATGTCTTATGCCAAAAACTTTGCCATTGTAGGCGCCATGTTTTCCTGCTCAGAATGCTTGATAGAGTCA TACCGAGGGAAGTCAGACTGGAAGAACGCTGTTCTCAGTGGATGTGTCACAGGGGGTGCCATTGGATTCAGAG ctGGGTTGAAAGCTGGAGTCCTTGGATGTGGAGGCTTTGCTGCTTTTTCTGCAGCAATTGAGTATTACCTGCATTAA
- the LOC117430827 gene encoding active breakpoint cluster region-related protein-like isoform X6: MTDVLVSDCNLNSVCERLEHCCVETRVTEPETKRQPNTGAKLWGRVRNKLLRQKLDPQTVQSKNWHMDVIEMNGIKVEFSMKFTSRDLSLKRTPSKKQSGVFGVKISVVTKRERSKVPYIVRQCIEEVEKRGIEEVGIYRISGVATDIQTLKAVFDTNTKDILVMLSEMDINAIAGTLKLYFRELPEPLLTDRLYLAFMEGIALSDPAAKENCMMHLLRSLPEPNLITFLSLLEHLKRVAEKEPINKMSLHNLGTVFGPTLLRPSEVEQKAHINLASDIWSHDVMAQVQVLLYYLQHAPISIAELKRNTLYYSTDV, translated from the exons ATGACGGATGTTCTGGTATCTGACTGTAACCTGAACTCTGTGTGCGAGCGTCTGGAGCATTGCTGTGTGGAGACGAGAGTCACAGAGCCTGAAACTAAAAGACAGCCAAACACCGGGGCCAAGCTGTGGGGTCGAGTACGGAACAAACTGCTCAGGCAAAAG CTGGACCCACAGACGGTGCAGTCCAAGAACTGGCACATGGACGTAATAGAGATGAACGGG atTAAGGTGGAGTTTTCAATGAAGTTTACAAGTCGGGACTTGAGTTTAAAGAGAACTCCATCGAAAAAACAGAGCGGAGTCTTTGGAGTCAAGATTAGCGTGGTTACAAA ACGGGAACGCTCCAAGGTGCCTTACATAGTCCGGCAGTGCATTGAGGAGGTGGAGAAGCGTGGAATCGAGGAGGTCGGGATCTACAGGATTTCTGGCGTAGCTACAGACATTCAGACTCTGAAAGCTGTGTTCGACACGA ATACCAAAGATATCTTGGTGATGCTGAGTGAGATGGATATCAACGCCATAGCCGGGACTCTGAAGCTGTACTTCAGAGAGCTGCCGGAGCCTCTGCTCACAGACAGGCTGTATCTGGCGTTCATGGAGGGAATAG CTCTCTCGGACCCTGCTGCCAAGGAGAACTGTATGATGCACCTTCTCCGCTCCCTGCCCGAACCCAACCTCATCACGTTCCTGTCCTTGCTGGAGCACCTGAAGAG AGTTGCAGAAAAGGAGCCCATCAATAAGATGTCCCTGCACAATCTGGGCACAGTGTTCGGCCCAACACTGCTCAGGCCCTCAGAAGTGGAACAGAAAGCACACATCAACCTGGCCTCAGATATTTGGTCACATGATGTCATGGCACAG GTCCAAGTGTTGCTGTATTATCTTCAGCACGCCCCGATTTCCATCGCAGAGCTGAAACGTAATACACTCTACTACTCCACTGATGTGTAG